From the genome of Natrinema marinum:
GAACGACGAACTGATCGACCGTCTCGAGGCGGCTCTCGAGTAATCGACGACCCGTCGCCGGTATCGACTATCGACGTTCTCCCTTCTCGCATCAGTCCAGCCAGTCTACGGTCACGCTGACGTAGACGCCGACACCGACCAGCAGCAGGACGTAAAATGCCCACTGCGGCCAGGCGGTCTCGAGGAAGAGCAGCGTCAGGAATAGGACCCACAGCGAGACGACGAGCAGGTCGCCGAGGAGCCGGAGGCTGCCGTTCGTGAGGGCGGCGAAGACGCTACGGTCGGACTCGGCGTCGGATCGCGAACGGCGGGCGGAATCGTTGCTCATGTGGATCGCTCCCCGGTCGATAGTCGAGCGGGATCAGTGCGGTCGGTCGGCCGTCGGTCAGAAGTGGTAGCCATGTTCTTCGGTCAGTCGGTACGCGCCGACGCCCCAGACGTAGCTCTGTCCGGGCCACCAGGTACGGGCGTTGTTGAAGCCGGCGATGAGGACCTCGCCGTCCTCGCCCTGCGGATCGCGGTGGTAGCTCACGGAGCCGCTGTCGCCGTCGATGAGATCCATTTCGCCGCCCCAGCGGATCTGGCCGCGGCGACAGAACTCGTCGGTGAAGCAGGTGACCGCGTCGATCCCCTGAACCTTTCCGGTCGTGTAGCCGCTCAGGGCACCGACTTTCTCGAGTTCGCGGTCTCGGGCGACGAGGTCGGCGAGGCCGAATCTGGTGAACTGGCCGCGAACGCGTGGTCGCGATGGGGCGTCGATCCGGCTTGCGGGCTCGAGCCAACCCTTGGGCTCGACCGCCGCGATGTCCAAGACGGGATGGTAGTTCGTCACGGTTCCCAGTTCGACGGCGTCATCGTCGTCTCTCGGGAGGATCAGCGTCCCGTCGGTCACGTCGCGGTCCTCCGCGAAGGCGTGTTCGGCCGTCACGAAGAACCGCCGTTCGCTGGCCGGGTGGTACAGCGCGGGCGCGAGCGTCGCCAGACTCGTCGGCGTCTCGCAGGCGACGCCGCTGGGGACGCGGCCGTCGGTGACGGCGTCCGCGAACCGCGGCTCCACGGACTCGGCATCGTCCTGAAAGTCCTCGACCTCGATGATCGTCTTGACGTCGATATCGATCCCAGACGCAACGTCCGCGAGCATCTCGCCGACGGAGTGGCCCTCGCTCGAGACGCCGACGGAGACGGTTGCGGTCCCGCTGTCGTAGTCGCCGGGGACGACCGCGCTGCCGAGATAGCCGGTGAAGGCGATCTGGGCGAGGCGTTCGTTGACCTCGAAGGCCTTCTTTACGGCGGCGTACCACTCGGCAGGCACGTCTCGAGTCCGTTCGCGGATCGACCACGGGTCGTCGGGGTCGTCCCTGACCAGTGCGGTGACGATGGGGACCGTGCCGTCGTCGGCGGCGAGGAAGTCGTCGACGCCGAGCCACTGCGCCATGCCGATGGCGAAGCCGCCACTGGCCAGCGTTCTGACAAACTGTCGTCGATCCATCCCCGTCTCGATCCGGTCGCCAAGCGTTGCGAGCCGCTGGACGAGATGATCGATATCTGACTCGTCTGACATGCTGCGATATCGGTGTTCGGCCGCTCGTCTCCCCGTTCCGCCAACGCATCTGTTCACGGACACAGGATCGGTTACCGTCGAATGGGACGACGAAATCGATCAAAGGGATTCTGCCTGCAGTTGCCGCCGGGCATCGGTACCCAGCCGCTATCGACGCCGGACCCGGTCCGCGAGCGGGGATCCGCGGCCGAGTATCCGGACGAACCAGCCGCTCCCGTTTCGGTGACGACCACTCCCTGATACCAGCCCGGTATAAAGGCTGCACGACTGAACGCGAGCGTTCGTGGCCCGCGGCTGTCCACTGATAGCTGTCTCCGTGTTGGTGACCACGGGGGCAAAACGCACTCTCGATCGGCCCGCGCCGCGACCGCGAAACCCCGGCCTCCTCATCCCTCGCGGCGAGCTCCGACGATCAGTGACGATCGACCCGGCGCGTGCCGATCTCTCCTCTTTCCCTCTGTGTCTCCAGGACCCCCTCCGAGCTTCGCTCGAGAGAGCCCGAACCGGGGAAAACGGTATCCGATCACCCGACAGAAACGGTAGTATGCGAGTACGTATCCCGGCGAGTGCCGCCGACGAGGAGGCCGCAGCGATCGCGGCCGCCCTCGCCGATTACGTCGGCGACACGGTCGAAGTGTTCGTCGGCGACGAAACCGGGCCGACGGCGACTCACCAACGCGAGAGCGCGCCTGACCGATCGACCGGCACTGACGCGACAGCCGACGGCACGACAGCGAATCGAGGCGACCGGACCGATCTCGAGCCGACCGACCGCGAACGGGCGCTCCGAGAAGAAATCGCGGACATCCTCGAGGGTGGGCCGAAGAAGTACCGCGACCAGCTCTCCGAGGAGGGGAAGCTGTTCGTTCGCGATCGGCTCGAGCTGTGGTTTTCCGGCCCGGACAGCGAACTCCAGTTCGAGGACGGCACCTTCGCGGCGTTCGACGACTGGCATCCGGGCGGTGCGAACGCCGACGAGGAGACCGACGATCGCCTGCCGGCAGACGGACTGATCACGGCCGCGGCGACGTTCGAGGGGCGGGACGTTCACGTCATGGCCAACGACTACACGGTCAAGCGCGGGAGCATGGCCGCGAAAGGCGTCGAGAAGTTCCTGCGGATGCAACAGCGTGCGCTCAAGACGGGCAACCCCGTGCTGTATCTGATGGACTCATCCGGCGGCCGGATCGACCAGCAGACCGGCTTCTTCGCGAACCGCGAGGGCATCGGGAAGTACTACTACAACCACTCGATGCTCTCCGGTCGCGTTCCGCAGATCTGCGTCCTTTACGGCCCCTGTATCGCCGGCGCGGCGTACACGCCCGTCTTCGCGGACTTCACGATCATGGTCGAGGGAATGTCCGCGATGGCAATCGCTTCGCCGCGGATGGTACAGATGGTTACCGGCGAAGAGATCGACCTCCAGGAACTCGGCGGCCCGCAGGTCCACGCGCGGGAATCCGGCTCGGCGGACCTCGTCGCTCGCGACGAAGAACACGCCCGCGAACTCGTGGCTCAGTTGATCACTTACCTCCCGGACAACGCCGACGAGAAACCGCCGAAACGCGAGCCGAACGCGCCCGCGAAGTCGCCGGACGGTATCGACGCGGTCGTTCCACAGGAGCCAAACAAGGGCTACGACATGACCGATGTCATCGATCGGCTCGTCGACGAGGGGTCGTACTTCGAGTTACGACCCGACTACGGGCCGGAGATACTCACCGCCTACGCCCGTCTCGACGGTCGGCCGGTCGGCATCGTCGCCAACCAGCCGGCCCACCGCGCCGGGGCGATCTTCCCCGACGCGGCCGAGAAGGCCGCGGAATTCGTCTGGAAATCTGATGCGTTTAACATCCCCCTACTCTACCTCTGTGACACGCCAGGGTTCATGGCCGGCTCGCAGGTCGAGAAGGACGGTATCCTGGAACAGGGCAAGAAGCTGATCTACGCGACTTCCTCAGCGACGGTGCCGAAACAGACCGTCGTCGTCCGGAAAGCCTACGGCGCAGGCATCTACGCGATGGGCGGCCCGGCCTACGATCCGGAGAGCGTCATCGGCCTTCCGTC
Proteins encoded in this window:
- a CDS encoding acyl-CoA carboxylase subunit beta, yielding MRVRIPASAADEEAAAIAAALADYVGDTVEVFVGDETGPTATHQRESAPDRSTGTDATADGTTANRGDRTDLEPTDRERALREEIADILEGGPKKYRDQLSEEGKLFVRDRLELWFSGPDSELQFEDGTFAAFDDWHPGGANADEETDDRLPADGLITAAATFEGRDVHVMANDYTVKRGSMAAKGVEKFLRMQQRALKTGNPVLYLMDSSGGRIDQQTGFFANREGIGKYYYNHSMLSGRVPQICVLYGPCIAGAAYTPVFADFTIMVEGMSAMAIASPRMVQMVTGEEIDLQELGGPQVHARESGSADLVARDEEHARELVAQLITYLPDNADEKPPKREPNAPAKSPDGIDAVVPQEPNKGYDMTDVIDRLVDEGSYFELRPDYGPEILTAYARLDGRPVGIVANQPAHRAGAIFPDAAEKAAEFVWKSDAFNIPLLYLCDTPGFMAGSQVEKDGILEQGKKLIYATSSATVPKQTVVVRKAYGAGIYAMGGPAYDPESVIGLPSGEIAIMGPEAAINAVYARKLAEIDDPEERERVERELREAYREDIDVHRMASEVVIDELVPPSSLREELAARFDFYADIEKDLPDKKHGTVL